The proteins below come from a single Agrobacterium vitis genomic window:
- the lpdA gene encoding dihydrolipoyl dehydrogenase, which translates to MSNAYDVIIIGSGPGGYVTAIRAAQLGLKIAIVEREHLGGICLNWGCIPTKALLRSAEILDHANHAKSYGLTLNGTMTADVKDVVARSRGVSARLNGGVAYLMKKNKIDVIWGEAKLTKPNEIVVGASSKPAVQPQNPVPKGVLGEGTYTAKHIIVATGARPRALPGIEPDGKLIWTYFEAMKPDFMPKSIVVMGSGAIGIEFASFYRSMGVDVTVVELMANIMPVEDVEISTIARKALEKRGLKIITDAKVSKVEKGTNSITAHVETKDGKVQQITADRLISAVGVQGNIENLGLEALGVKTDRGCIVIDGYGKTNVPGLYAIGDVAGPPMLAHKAEHEGVVCIEKIAGLPHVHPMNKSLIPGCTYCNPQVASVGLTEAKAKEQGREIRVGRYNFNANGKAIALGEDNGMIKTIFDKKTGELIGAHMVGAEVTELIQGFVVAMNLETTEEELMHTIFPHPTLSEMMKESVLDAYGKVLNA; encoded by the coding sequence ATGTCGAATGCTTATGACGTCATCATCATCGGGTCCGGCCCTGGCGGCTATGTGACTGCGATCCGTGCCGCCCAGCTTGGCCTGAAAATCGCGATTGTCGAGCGCGAGCATCTCGGCGGCATCTGCCTCAACTGGGGCTGCATCCCCACCAAGGCGCTGCTGCGGTCGGCGGAAATTCTCGATCACGCCAATCACGCCAAGAGCTACGGCCTGACGCTGAACGGCACTATGACCGCCGATGTGAAAGACGTTGTTGCCCGGTCGCGCGGCGTATCGGCCCGCCTCAACGGCGGCGTTGCCTATCTGATGAAGAAGAACAAGATCGATGTGATCTGGGGTGAGGCCAAGCTCACCAAGCCAAACGAAATCGTCGTCGGCGCATCGTCCAAGCCCGCCGTGCAGCCGCAGAATCCGGTTCCCAAGGGCGTTCTGGGTGAGGGCACCTATACGGCTAAGCATATCATCGTCGCCACCGGCGCGCGTCCCCGCGCTCTGCCGGGCATTGAGCCAGATGGCAAGCTGATCTGGACCTATTTCGAAGCGATGAAGCCGGATTTCATGCCGAAATCCATCGTTGTCATGGGCTCAGGCGCCATCGGCATCGAATTTGCGTCCTTCTATCGCTCGATGGGTGTCGATGTCACCGTGGTCGAGCTGATGGCCAATATCATGCCAGTGGAAGACGTGGAAATCTCCACCATCGCCCGCAAGGCGCTGGAAAAGCGCGGCCTGAAGATCATCACCGACGCCAAGGTTTCCAAGGTCGAAAAGGGTACCAATTCCATAACCGCCCATGTCGAGACCAAGGATGGCAAAGTGCAGCAGATCACTGCTGACCGGCTGATCTCTGCTGTCGGCGTGCAGGGCAATATCGAAAATCTCGGTCTGGAAGCTTTGGGCGTCAAGACGGATCGCGGCTGCATCGTCATCGACGGCTATGGCAAGACCAATGTGCCGGGCCTCTATGCCATCGGCGATGTCGCAGGTCCGCCAATGCTGGCCCATAAGGCCGAACATGAAGGCGTGGTCTGCATCGAGAAGATCGCCGGTCTGCCGCATGTTCATCCCATGAACAAGTCTCTGATCCCTGGCTGCACCTATTGCAACCCGCAGGTCGCCTCGGTTGGCCTCACGGAAGCCAAGGCAAAAGAACAGGGCCGCGAGATTCGTGTTGGTCGCTACAATTTCAACGCCAATGGCAAGGCCATCGCGCTTGGCGAAGACAATGGCATGATCAAGACGATCTTTGACAAGAAGACCGGCGAATTGATCGGTGCGCATATGGTCGGCGCGGAAGTGACCGAGTTGATCCAGGGCTTCGTGGTGGCCATGAATCTGGAGACGACAGAAGAAGAGCTGATGCACACCATCTTCCCGCATCCGACCCTGTCTGAAATGATGAAGGAAAGCGTGCTTGATGCCTACGGCAAAGTCCTGAACGCCTGA
- a CDS encoding SGNH/GDSL hydrolase family protein: protein MKTVLAYGDSLTWGYDPVALGRHAHEDRWTSVLQKALGHGVRVIAEGLNGRTTAYDDHLADCDRNGVRLLPSILETHKPLDLVILMLGTNDLKRGIQGTAIGATSGIKRLVKLVHQHDWGFDFEGPDVLIVSPPPIRETANVMFGAMFNHSIEEGGMLASMYRDAADELGCGFFDAGSVAKTTTMDGIHLDADNTRAIGRGLEPVVRMMLGL from the coding sequence ATGAAAACCGTTCTCGCATACGGCGACAGTCTGACATGGGGATACGACCCGGTTGCCCTTGGTCGTCACGCCCATGAGGACCGCTGGACCAGCGTGTTGCAAAAGGCGCTTGGCCATGGCGTTCGGGTGATTGCCGAGGGTTTGAACGGGCGCACGACTGCTTATGACGATCATCTGGCGGATTGCGACCGCAATGGTGTGAGGCTGTTGCCGAGTATTCTTGAAACCCACAAGCCGCTGGATCTGGTGATCCTGATGCTGGGTACGAATGATTTGAAGCGCGGCATTCAGGGTACGGCGATTGGCGCGACGAGCGGTATCAAGCGGTTGGTTAAACTGGTCCATCAGCATGACTGGGGCTTCGACTTCGAAGGGCCGGATGTACTGATCGTCTCACCACCGCCGATCCGCGAGACCGCCAATGTAATGTTCGGGGCGATGTTCAATCATTCCATCGAGGAGGGCGGAATGCTGGCCAGCATGTACCGCGATGCGGCGGATGAACTGGGCTGTGGCTTTTTTGATGCCGGTTCGGTGGCCAAGACCACGACGATGGATGGCATTCATCTCGATGCTGACAATACCCGCGCCATCGGGCGCGGTCTGGAGCCTGTGGTGCGGATGATGCTGGGCCTGTGA
- a CDS encoding YdcH family protein yields the protein MSNTPHELAEEFPEFVTLMRHLKETDGHFVRLFDAYHEINRQVHRAETDIEPLDDFHMEDLRKKRMRLKDEIYGMLVRHEPEAETPAL from the coding sequence ATGTCCAACACTCCGCATGAACTGGCAGAGGAATTTCCGGAATTTGTGACTCTGATGCGGCATTTGAAGGAAACGGACGGCCATTTCGTTCGATTGTTCGATGCCTATCACGAAATCAACCGGCAAGTTCATCGCGCTGAAACCGATATAGAGCCGCTCGACGACTTCCATATGGAAGACCTCAGGAAGAAGCGGATGCGGCTCAAGGACGAAATCTACGGGATGCTGGTTCGTCATGAACCGGAGGCCGAGACACCGGCATTATAA